The Manihot esculenta cultivar AM560-2 chromosome 1, M.esculenta_v8, whole genome shotgun sequence genome has a window encoding:
- the LOC122724977 gene encoding small polypeptide DEVIL 14-like: MAANAFSMRSMKVRSWQRCSKQVREQRTRLYIIWRCTVMLLCWHD, from the coding sequence ATGGCAGCAAATGCTTTCTCAATGAGAAGCATGAAGGTAAGGTCATGGCAGAGGTGTTCAAAGCAAGTTAGGGAGCAAAGAACACGGCTTTATATCATCTGGAGATGTACTGTGATGCTTCTGTGTTGGCATGACTAG